A part of Thermococcus sp. SY098 genomic DNA contains:
- a CDS encoding UDP-N-acetyl-D-mannosamine dehydrogenase, whose amino-acid sequence MRERIQNRNVEIAVIGLGYIGLPTAIMFANSGFNVTGYEIREEVVKKLNSGTAHIVEPEINRLLQEAIKSGKLRATSNPEDIKNKDVYIICVQTPLREDKTPNLEYLESAVKTVARAMKKGSMVIIESTVPPLTTVRMARLIETLTGLKAGEDFYMVHAPERVMPGRIFKELVYNSRILGGITRESADLAEILYRTFVKGQIFKTDPTTSEMVKLMENTFRDVNIALANEFAFLAHQYGINIFEAIELANTHPRVKIHIPGIGVGGHCLPKDPYLLLSSAKEDFGLIKKAREINEDMPLMAKDLLFEAFKTINLPPEEAVVTVLGLAYKGNSDDTRNSPAYVFIEAIQDDVKEVRSYDPYVNGTHKTLEEAVKDSDAIVIATDHSQFKKLNWEELGKLMRNKIIVDGRHVIDEPPKGFIFKGIGRGEY is encoded by the coding sequence ATGAGGGAGAGGATACAGAACAGGAACGTGGAAATCGCTGTTATTGGTTTGGGATACATAGGTCTCCCTACTGCCATAATGTTCGCAAATTCTGGATTTAATGTAACGGGGTATGAAATAAGAGAAGAGGTAGTAAAGAAGCTTAATTCCGGAACTGCACATATAGTGGAGCCTGAAATAAATAGGCTTCTTCAGGAGGCAATTAAGAGTGGGAAACTCAGGGCAACTTCAAACCCTGAGGATATAAAAAATAAAGACGTCTATATAATCTGTGTTCAAACCCCACTCAGAGAAGACAAAACGCCTAATTTAGAGTATCTTGAAAGTGCTGTAAAAACAGTAGCAAGAGCTATGAAAAAAGGCTCCATGGTGATAATTGAGAGCACCGTCCCTCCCCTGACAACTGTGAGAATGGCAAGATTAATTGAGACCCTTACCGGACTTAAAGCTGGAGAGGACTTTTACATGGTTCATGCCCCGGAAAGGGTAATGCCGGGAAGGATCTTCAAGGAACTTGTATACAACTCAAGAATTCTCGGGGGAATAACCAGAGAAAGCGCTGATTTGGCTGAAATTTTATATCGAACCTTTGTTAAAGGACAGATTTTTAAAACAGATCCAACCACAAGTGAAATGGTAAAGCTCATGGAGAATACATTTAGGGATGTGAACATTGCACTTGCAAATGAATTCGCATTTTTGGCTCACCAGTATGGGATTAACATATTTGAAGCTATTGAGCTGGCGAACACCCATCCAAGGGTTAAAATACACATTCCTGGGATAGGCGTTGGCGGACACTGTTTGCCGAAAGATCCATATTTACTGCTTAGTTCAGCAAAAGAGGACTTTGGACTGATTAAGAAAGCGAGAGAAATCAATGAAGACATGCCTTTGATGGCAAAAGATTTGCTGTTTGAAGCATTCAAAACGATAAACTTGCCTCCAGAGGAAGCTGTTGTAACAGTCCTTGGTTTGGCATACAAAGGAAACTCTGATGACACGAGGAATTCACCCGCATATGTGTTTATTGAAGCTATCCAAGATGATGTCAAAGAGGTTCGCTCTTATGATCCATATGTTAACGGGACGCACAAAACCTTGGAGGAGGCAGTAAAAGATTCTGATGCAATTGTAATTGCAACTGATCATTCACAGTTTAAAAAACTCAATTGGGAGGAGCTGGGAAAGCTGATGAGAAATAAAATTATAGTGGACGGCAGACACGTAATTGACGAGCCTCCCAAGGGCTTCATATTTAAGGGCATTGGGAGGGGCGAGTATTGA
- the wecB gene encoding non-hydrolyzing UDP-N-acetylglucosamine 2-epimerase: protein MKPAFVFGTRPEIIKLAPVIREFEKRGVKPLLIHTGQHYDYEMSRIFLEELELNSIDYHLEVGSGTQAEQTGIAMIKIEKVLMKEKPDVTLVQGDTNTVLAGALASVKLKIPVAHVEAGLRSFDRTMPEEINRILADHASEVLFAPTEEAKKNLENEGIREGVYVVGNTIVDAVLQNSEIAERKSDVIDRFNLTPKEYILITAHRAENTDNKENLKKLVEILEALPIKAVYPMHPRTRNRLREFGLWKRVKKIENLIITQPLGYLDFLKLQKNAKIVMTDSGGVQEESIILNVPCLTLRYNTERPETVKAGGNILVGLEKDRALYYVNKLLNDKGFYEKMASAENPFGDGKAGERIVKILLELYERGELKVRSSRFI, encoded by the coding sequence TTGAAGCCAGCATTTGTCTTCGGAACGCGTCCCGAGATCATAAAGCTTGCTCCAGTTATTAGAGAATTCGAGAAAAGAGGGGTTAAGCCCCTCCTGATTCATACGGGACAGCATTACGACTACGAGATGAGCCGCATTTTCTTAGAGGAGCTTGAGCTTAACAGCATTGATTATCATCTTGAAGTCGGCTCTGGAACCCAGGCGGAGCAAACAGGAATTGCCATGATTAAAATCGAGAAGGTTTTGATGAAAGAGAAGCCAGATGTTACACTCGTTCAGGGAGATACGAACACGGTTTTGGCTGGAGCTTTAGCCAGCGTTAAATTGAAAATCCCTGTAGCTCATGTTGAAGCTGGACTGAGGAGCTTTGACAGAACAATGCCTGAAGAAATAAACAGAATTCTAGCTGATCATGCAAGTGAAGTTCTCTTCGCTCCAACGGAAGAGGCTAAGAAAAATTTGGAGAATGAGGGTATTAGAGAAGGCGTTTATGTTGTTGGAAACACAATAGTTGACGCAGTTCTCCAGAATTCAGAGATAGCTGAGCGAAAGAGTGATGTTATTGATAGATTTAATCTTACACCAAAAGAGTATATCCTCATTACGGCTCACAGGGCGGAGAACACTGATAACAAAGAAAATCTCAAAAAATTGGTTGAAATCCTTGAAGCTCTTCCAATAAAAGCAGTTTACCCAATGCATCCGAGAACAAGAAACAGGCTTAGAGAGTTTGGGCTGTGGAAGAGAGTTAAGAAAATTGAAAATCTCATAATTACCCAACCTTTAGGGTATCTTGACTTTCTAAAGTTGCAGAAGAATGCCAAGATTGTAATGACAGATTCTGGCGGAGTACAGGAGGAAAGCATAATCCTAAATGTGCCCTGCTTAACTTTGCGCTATAATACAGAGAGACCCGAGACAGTTAAAGCTGGTGGCAATATTTTGGTTGGTCTTGAGAAGGATAGGGCACTGTATTATGTTAACAAGCTTTTGAATGATAAGGGCTTCTACGAAAAAATGGCATCTGCAGAGAATCCCTTTGGAGATGGAAAAGCAGGAGAAAGAATTGTGAAGATTTTGCTTGAGCTTTATGAAAGAGGAGAGCTGAAAGTTAGAAGCTCGAGGTTTATTTAA